The DNA sequence CCACCTCCCGCCCCACCCCTTGGCTAGAATACTAAAAACGTATCCGCACGCAATCCCCACTCCCGGTCCGCACGCCCTCTTAACGAGAgcctcgctcgctcgctcactCACCAACTTAAAACAGAAGGAATATCCCTGAAAGATTAAGGTACACGACTGAAAGACTGCTGGTTATTTTTGCTTGCTTGTTTTCCTATATTAAGAAGAGGAGGCAGAGAGCAGATAAACGCTCGTGTTTCTCATCACGCATGtgccgtgtctgtgtgtgtgtgtgtgtgtgtgtgtgtgtgtccttgcaTGTTTCCCCGGCTTTCGCTGTGAGCGATTTTCTTTCATGCCACCAGGCGCGAGCTGAAGCCCCTGCCAGTCACAGTGCCTAGTCCTTGATGAGTCGGTAGACGTGGTACTGTGCGCCGTGCTCACTGGCAGACACCTCAAACACGAAGGCTATGCACAGGAGGGTCTCCTGCGTGTCCCTGTTCGTCACCACCTACCGCAGGAGGACAGAGCGAAACAGTGAGCAAACGTCGCACAACACAACGACACAAGTACTTCTTATGTCTCTAGTCTTGAAAGCCCATCATAATTCTGCATACTTGCTAGTTTTATCAAAGTTATGCGAAACGACCATATATTTGTGAAGATCTGACTTACAGGCCAAGAGAAAGAGCACCATCGCAAATACATGATCATTAAGGTAAGGGAGTCTGGCCGATCTGTCTCTGCACCCAGAAGGCAGTGGATTCGAATCCCACAACAGGGATTCATATCAATATCGGACATCTGAACAAGACTCATAACCCCAGACGCTCCAGGATCATTGGACATTGGCAGACCCCTGCTTTCTGACCCCAAAACCTGTACATGCACCTTGCAGAGAGCATGCAGCCGAGCGTGACCGTACCTGCAGGATGGTGAAGTTCTCTAGAACGCTGTTCATCATGTATTTCTCGGGCAGGTGCTTGAGCTTGTGGATGAAGTTGATCATGTACTCGCACATGGGGGAGCGGTGGATCCTGTACACGCACCTGCCGCCCTCTACGCGAGCAAActctgtctgggggggggaaaATCAGCCGAAGTCAGACGGGGGGGGCATACACCACAGGTCATGTAAAGCGGGCGACTTGTGGGCAGTAGCAGCAGCCTCACCTCGACCTTCTCCACCACCTGCTTGCCGAAGGAGCAGACCTTGGTGGAGACTGTGATGGTCATGTTGTCGGCGCTGCTGTACTGGCTGCTGACTCCGTAGAAGGAGCTGGGGCCGTCCTGCACGTCGCCGCCGCTCAGGTCCGCCTGTGGGTGACAGGTGACCCCCAGCCCCATCAGGGACAGGCGCCTCCACTGAGAGGAACAGTGCCCTCCTTCGATGGGGCTTCATATGACAGCTAACTTGGAGTGAAAACTTTATGTGACCTCCCAAGGCTGGAAGAGTATGTGgctcatccatccatgcatccatccatccatccatccagccatgcatccatccatccagccatccatccatccatccatgcatccatccagccatccatccatgcatccatccagccatccatccacccagccatgcatccatccagccattcattcatccatccatccatccatccagccatccatccatgcatccatccagccatccatgcatccatccagccatccatccatgcatccatccagccatccatccatccatgcatccatccagccatccatgcatccacccagccatgcatccatccagccattcatgcatccatccatccatccatccatccatccatccatccatccacccacccacccccccaaccacTTATCCGGTGAAGTCATGCTAGGCACCGTGAGCTGTGAGCACTCACCCAGAACTTGACCAGGAAGAAGGCGTTCTGGGGGCCCTTCTCGTAGAGATCCTTCAGGCCGCCCTTCCTCTCAGGAAACTTGTCATAGATCTGCCGCACATCCACAGCCTCCAGCAGGGGGTCGCTGTAGGATGGGTTGGTCTGGCCGATGTGGACGAACAGATGCTTGCTGAACTGTAGTGGAGAGAGATAACGGAAAGTGTTACAGATGGATGGtaggggagcagggaggggccgagtgatggggggggagagggcaAAACTTGCAGAAAATAAATTTCTGTgggttatgggccttgctcaagagcccacgggtgacatcactctgccaatactgggatttgaactggtgaccttctgaccacaggcacGGACATGTAATCCACAGAGCCAGGCACATTACTTATTGACTAAATTCAAATGAGTCCTGTAATTACAAGGATGTGCAGCCACTTCGAGAAGTTTGGGGCTTGCATTTAGCGAACTGGTCCCAGTTTAACGTGGCATTCCGAAAGTCCACAGGGACGATCTACCTGGACCGGACCTCGGAAACACACGAGGTGAGAGGAAGGCGAAGGTGTGGCTCAGTATAACGCCTCACCGTGTCGGGGTCCCTCTGCACTTCCATGAAGGCCGAGTACTCCAGTAAGCGCAGCTTGGAGGAGGCGATGGTGCGGTCCTGCCACACGGGCACCGCCGTGGCAGCCGGGGCCAGCGGGGGCGCTAGAGGCTCGTAAGCTGGGCAGAGGCAAGGGACACTCGTGTCAGAGAGCAAAGGCTGAGAAGCCATAAGCTGGGACATGAGCAACAAATGGAGGAACGTGCAACGTCTAAGCTTCTTAGCTTAAAGCATTTAACGCCATGTGGAAATTAGTCACAGCTTTTGCAGGTGCTGTGAGGTGTGAACAGGCACCATGtttgcccatccatccatccatccatccatccatccatccatccatccactcaaaTTACTCATCCTAGCAATCTAACTCCAGAAAGCAGACATTCCACACAACATACTGAATGCCTATTCACTGcagataatttatttatttatatttagctAATCCTTTTGTCCAAACCATCCACAAGTGAGGATTAGAGAGCAGTGTCCTGGAAgcaattaagggccttgcttgatGGCCCAGCAGTGAGGAGTACTGTGCtggccacaggatttgaacccacaaccttctggacatGGGACAGAGATTCATAACCTTGCTTAGCTAGACACAGAAGACATATGCAATGCATATCTTCACACAAGGCTGCCTGATAGCTGATATCTCCTTCAGTCAGGACTTCCATGGCTGATGGATAGGAGAGGTTTGAGCTTCTGATACCAGCTGGTAATCAGCAGGGCCTGTCAGAGAGCTGGAGATGTTCCCACCATACTCACTGGGTATGGGCGTGGGCACTGGGCCTTGTAAGTATGGCGTCTGCGAGAAGGGCTTGATGCTGGGGAAGGAAAGAGAGAGTGGGGGACAGTTACAATCACGCCATTTCCAGCAGGGTACAGCTCAGCTGGGGCTTTAGCACAACTACGGTGAACAGCTCAGAGGCCGACTTACTCCTGAGGGGGTCCTGGGTGTCCAGGGATGGAGGTAGCCCAGAACTAGGGAGAAGATGTCAGAGAGTCAGAGCAACACAGAAAGGGGTTGGGTGGAACGAGAAGCCTAGTGTGTGTGCTGGTTACCATCTCAGACAGCCAGCACAAATCACTTGCGAGGACATTCGAATTAATCTTGGTATTAAAAAAAGTGACAATCATGCCGAGGAAACTATCATATTCATAATTAACAACAGATGTTAATATATCAGAATATATATTGCCTGGTCAAATGGATTTGGGTCTGATGGATCGAATTGCAATAAAACAGCACACACTGGCCCTAGAacatttacattgtatttatttagcaaatgcttttatccaaggaaacatataaataaaatgtattcccTGGAACTACCGGGGATTAGAGCCTCCCTCAAGGGCTcagcagtgaaatcactctgccacctGTGGGATTCGAATCGGCGACCTTCTTAATTCCCTGGGCCGCACACTGCTCCCTAGTAACACCCTAGGGAGGACTCACCCGGGAAGGCGGGGGGTACGGTGACTGGGGCATGGGGGCCAGGGGGGTCTTCGTCATGCCAGGGGACACGATCTGCGCTGAGGAAAGTGCAGCCATGTTCTGCAGAGCCTTGTCTTTGGATGCCTGATCCTGCAGCAAGGGCAGGAGGGACATTtacccttgtgtgtgtgtgtgtgtgtgtgtgtgtgtgtgtgtgagtgtgtgtgtgagtgagtgtatacatacacacagacacagagacatacagagacacacagacacacagacacacagagacagacacagagagacagacacagagagacacagagacatacagagacagacacagagagacacagacacatacagagacacacagacacagagacacacagacagagacagacacagacacagagagacacagacagagacacacagacacacacagacagagacacacagacacagacacacacagagagacacagacacacacagagagacacagacacagagacacagacacagagacacagacacagagacacacacacagacacacacagagacacacagacacacacagacagacacagagattgATAGGACATTCCAGAAGTACCAAGCACCTTATCCCAAGCAGAGAAGAAAATCATCGCAGATGCTGCAATCTATCCTTGGAACTACACCGATAACTCAGTTAAGATTTTCAGTATTCAGTAGCAGTTGTGAGTTCATTCTGTGCCTTACAGCAGCAGCATGTTAACGTCGCAGAGCTGGAGAACAGGAAGAGCAACCTGCAATGTTCTATGTGTTGCCccagaagtggggggggggggggaatgctgGAACAAAAAAACAACACGAGGACTATTTCTCTGTCACACAGTCCGCTTCATCCAGCCCTCACTGGCATCCCAGAATACACCACTATCTATATCTGAATATAACCAGACACTCAATaacacctcacacctcttgcCTAAAGCAGATCATACTGGAAAGGAAGCGCGTACTATTCTTGATGCTAATCCACCACGGAGGGAGGTGGCCACCGAACAGACACACGCTGTTAAATCCTCTAATTTTAGCATCTTAGCTACACAAAACCTGGCTCTCAAGTAACAAGGACCCAGTTGATTATCTTTCCAGCTACGCCCTTAAAAGGACATCCCTCTGACAGTGACAATAGCTTCCTCGCCATGACATAGGCAACACAAATCCTTATGCTCAACCATAAACACCCATCTGTCTTTGGAAATTCATAACGAGACACAAAGTCTAGCTGCTTATGCTGGCAaccattggggggaggggggggtggtcctGGAGCCAATCCCTGGCAggaggaaatcagagtccccagAGGAGTCCCGTGTTTTTCAagaattcgtttttttttttttttttttaattatgggcACGTGCAAAAAAGTACTTAGCTTTACCAGAGCCGTAGTCGGGATCCCTGGGTGAGTGTTAATGCTCTTGACTGCTAGCTGATAGCTCTCGCACTTACAGTGGAAATCCCAAAAGCCACTGCACGCCATCACTGCTCAGCAGGCTACCGGAAACAGCTTTTACAGTCCCTCCACTCGTACTCAAAGCAGCACTACGGAACAATCGGTGCTCAGAAAGCAAGGCTGCTTTAAGCGACAGACGCTCCTCGCCGTGTGTGGAGGCCACAAGCTTAAACGCTTCTTTGGTTATGAGTGGTAATCAGGTTCTCTCTCGACGGCCAAGGCTTCACGCACAATGGTCTCCATTCAGGACGCAGGACAAGGCTTTTCATTCTCCTCTTAGGCTGCACTCAATTGCCATCACTGCATACAACACAATTTCCCACTGTCGCCCTGCCAAAGGCGAGGAACGCTCTTGTTACAGGCCTGGCTACTGCCAAGCCTTCACAGTTCAAGCTCCGATGTTCTTATTGCAAGTTTCTATGACAACAGCTTCTCCCTATTTTACGATGCTCCAAAAAATGCGTTGTTACTGCATCATGCCATGatcaccttaaaaaaaaaaaaaaaaaactaaaacagcATCTTTGCCCCAGTCAGTAGAAAGAACCATGTTTATAGTTTATAGAGTTAATATCCCCCCACCAATGTGAGCTGACAGGCTCACGAAAGCAAGCTAGTGGCCATAGCATCCTTAGAAAGCCCAGCTTCCTTTCCACGATGAATGGGATGCACACATGCATGAGTAAACAAGCTTAGCGCGAAACAGAATTAGTCTGTGATGAGGAGGACAGAGA is a window from the Brienomyrus brachyistius isolate T26 chromosome 8, BBRACH_0.4, whole genome shotgun sequence genome containing:
- the LOC125748054 gene encoding transcriptional enhancer factor TEF-5-like isoform X3, coding for MLFPEQRQLSCHFMKDSPQGASVTIASNEWNANGSPEGALEEGSDEMDKTMDGDAEGVWSPDIEQSFQEALAIYPPCGRRKIILSDEGKMYGRNELIARYIKLRTGKTRTRKQVSSHIQVLARKKVREYQAGIKAMNLDQASKDKALQNMAALSSAQIVSPGMTKTPLAPMPQSPYPPPSRFWATSIPGHPGPPQDIKPFSQTPYLQGPVPTPIPTYEPLAPPLAPAATAVPVWQDRTIASSKLRLLEYSAFMEVQRDPDTFSKHLFVHIGQTNPSYSDPLLEAVDVRQIYDKFPERKGGLKDLYEKGPQNAFFLVKFWADLSGGDVQDGPSSFYGVSSQYSSADNMTITVSTKVCSFGKQVVEKVETEFARVEGGRCVYRIHRSPMCEYMINFIHKLKHLPEKYMMNSVLENFTILQVVTNRDTQETLLCIAFVFEVSASEHGAQYHVYRLIKD
- the LOC125748054 gene encoding transcriptional enhancer factor TEF-5-like isoform X4, producing MLFPEQRQLSCHFMKDSPQGASVTIASNEWNANGSPEGALEEGSDEMDKTMDGDAEGVWSPDIEQSFQEALAIYPPCGRRKIILSDEGKMYGRNELIARYIKLRTGKTRTRKQVSSHLQVLARRKSREMQSKLKAMNLDQASKDKALQNMAALSSAQIVSPGMTKTPLAPMPQSPYPPPSRFWATSIPGHPGPPQDIKPFSQTPYLQGPVPTPIPTYEPLAPPLAPAATAVPVWQDRTIASSKLRLLEYSAFMEVQRDPDTFSKHLFVHIGQTNPSYSDPLLEAVDVRQIYDKFPERKGGLKDLYEKGPQNAFFLVKFWADLSGGDVQDGPSSFYGVSSQYSSADNMTITVSTKVCSFGKQVVEKVETEFARVEGGRCVYRIHRSPMCEYMINFIHKLKHLPEKYMMNSVLENFTILQVVTNRDTQETLLCIAFVFEVSASEHGAQYHVYRLIKD
- the LOC125748054 gene encoding transcriptional enhancer factor TEF-5-like isoform X1 is translated as MLFPEQRQLSCHFMKDSPQGASVTIASNEWNANGSPEGALEEGSDEMDKTMDGDAEGVWSPDIEQSFQEALAIYPPCGRRKIILSDEGKMYGRNELIARYIKLRTGKTRTRKQVSSHIQVLARKKVREYQAGIKVSSHLQVLARRKSREMQSKLKAMNLDQASKDKALQNMAALSSAQIVSPGMTKTPLAPMPQSPYPPPSRFWATSIPGHPGPPQDIKPFSQTPYLQGPVPTPIPTYEPLAPPLAPAATAVPVWQDRTIASSKLRLLEYSAFMEVQRDPDTFSKHLFVHIGQTNPSYSDPLLEAVDVRQIYDKFPERKGGLKDLYEKGPQNAFFLVKFWADLSGGDVQDGPSSFYGVSSQYSSADNMTITVSTKVCSFGKQVVEKVETEFARVEGGRCVYRIHRSPMCEYMINFIHKLKHLPEKYMMNSVLENFTILQVVTNRDTQETLLCIAFVFEVSASEHGAQYHVYRLIKD
- the LOC125748054 gene encoding transcriptional enhancer factor TEF-5-like isoform X6 yields the protein MLFPEQRQLSCHFMKDSPQGASVTIASNEWNANGSPEGALEEGSDEMDKTMDGDAEGVWSPDIEQSFQEALAIYPPCGRRKIILSDEGKMYGRNELIARYIKLRTGKTRTRKQVSSHIQVLARKKVREYQAGIKDQASKDKALQNMAALSSAQIVSPGMTKTPLAPMPQSPYPPPSRFWATSIPGHPGPPQDIKPFSQTPYLQGPVPTPIPTYEPLAPPLAPAATAVPVWQDRTIASSKLRLLEYSAFMEVQRDPDTFSKHLFVHIGQTNPSYSDPLLEAVDVRQIYDKFPERKGGLKDLYEKGPQNAFFLVKFWADLSGGDVQDGPSSFYGVSSQYSSADNMTITVSTKVCSFGKQVVEKVETEFARVEGGRCVYRIHRSPMCEYMINFIHKLKHLPEKYMMNSVLENFTILQVVTNRDTQETLLCIAFVFEVSASEHGAQYHVYRLIKD
- the LOC125748054 gene encoding transcriptional enhancer factor TEF-5-like isoform X7, with protein sequence MDKTMDGDAEGVWSPDIEQSFQEALAIYPPCGRRKIILSDEGKMYGRNELIARYIKLRTGKTRTRKQVSSHIQVLARKKVREYQAGIKVSSHLQVLARRKSREMQSKLKAMNLDQASKDKALQNMAALSSAQIVSPGMTKTPLAPMPQSPYPPPSRFWATSIPGHPGPPQDIKPFSQTPYLQGPVPTPIPTYEPLAPPLAPAATAVPVWQDRTIASSKLRLLEYSAFMEVQRDPDTFSKHLFVHIGQTNPSYSDPLLEAVDVRQIYDKFPERKGGLKDLYEKGPQNAFFLVKFWADLSGGDVQDGPSSFYGVSSQYSSADNMTITVSTKVCSFGKQVVEKVETEFARVEGGRCVYRIHRSPMCEYMINFIHKLKHLPEKYMMNSVLENFTILQVVTNRDTQETLLCIAFVFEVSASEHGAQYHVYRLIKD
- the LOC125748054 gene encoding transcriptional enhancer factor TEF-5-like isoform X2 gives rise to the protein MLFPEQRQLSCHFMKDSPQGASVTIASNEWNANGSPEGALEEGSDEMDKTMDGDAEGVWSPDIEQSFQEALAIYPPCGRRKIILSDEGKMYGRNELIARYIKLRTGKTRTRKQVSSHIQVLARKKVREYQAGIKVSSHLQVLARRKSREMQSKLKDQASKDKALQNMAALSSAQIVSPGMTKTPLAPMPQSPYPPPSRFWATSIPGHPGPPQDIKPFSQTPYLQGPVPTPIPTYEPLAPPLAPAATAVPVWQDRTIASSKLRLLEYSAFMEVQRDPDTFSKHLFVHIGQTNPSYSDPLLEAVDVRQIYDKFPERKGGLKDLYEKGPQNAFFLVKFWADLSGGDVQDGPSSFYGVSSQYSSADNMTITVSTKVCSFGKQVVEKVETEFARVEGGRCVYRIHRSPMCEYMINFIHKLKHLPEKYMMNSVLENFTILQVVTNRDTQETLLCIAFVFEVSASEHGAQYHVYRLIKD
- the LOC125748054 gene encoding transcriptional enhancer factor TEF-5-like isoform X5; protein product: MLFPEQRQLSCHFMKDSPQGASVTIASNEWNANGSPEGALEEGSDEMDKTMDGDAEGVWSPDIEQSFQEALAIYPPCGRRKIILSDEGKMYGRNELIARYIKLRTGKTRTRKQVSSHLQVLARRKSREMQSKLKDQASKDKALQNMAALSSAQIVSPGMTKTPLAPMPQSPYPPPSRFWATSIPGHPGPPQDIKPFSQTPYLQGPVPTPIPTYEPLAPPLAPAATAVPVWQDRTIASSKLRLLEYSAFMEVQRDPDTFSKHLFVHIGQTNPSYSDPLLEAVDVRQIYDKFPERKGGLKDLYEKGPQNAFFLVKFWADLSGGDVQDGPSSFYGVSSQYSSADNMTITVSTKVCSFGKQVVEKVETEFARVEGGRCVYRIHRSPMCEYMINFIHKLKHLPEKYMMNSVLENFTILQVVTNRDTQETLLCIAFVFEVSASEHGAQYHVYRLIKD